The Sorangiineae bacterium MSr11954 DNA segment CTTTGCGCTTGGGCATCGCCATGTAGCTGAAGACGCCCCAGAGGATGGTGCCCACCAGGAGCACCCAGGCGACCGAGCGCGTCTCGACGAAATAGCGGGCGATGTTCTTGGTGGTGGCGATGCGTTCTTCGTCGCTCTTTCCGTGTGCCATGCCTTTGCCCTCGGATCAGGGAAGAATGCGGATGCGGCTGCCATCGACGAGCAAGGTCGCGCCCATGGAGACGACCTGCTCGCCGCGTTTGAGGCCCGAGGTGACCTGCACGCCATTGCCCAGCACATCGCCCAGCCCCACGTCGCGCACCTTGGCCACGTCGTGATCGCCGTCTTTGGCCACCACGTAAACGGCGAAGCCGCGCGGATCGGCGGGCGAGCGCACGATGGCGGTGAGCGGCAAGCTCAGCGCGGTCTCGGCGATCGCGCCGTCCGGCACCTTGAGCGAGGCGACCATGCCGACGCGCAGCGCGTCCTTTGGATTGGGGATGGTGATCTCGACCTCGAACACCCGGCTCTTCGGATCGGCGGAGGGGGCGATCCGGGTGATGGTCCCTTCGAAGTCGGCTTGGGTGGCGTCGACGTGGATCCCGAGGTTGGACCCGATCTTCAGCTTTTCAATCAAGGTGTCGGGCGCGCCGAAGACGAACTTCACCTTCTTGGTGTCCGCCAGCACGAACCCCACGGTGCCCGGCGCCACGAAGGTGCCGGCTTCGACGCCGCGCTTCAGGATCACGCCATCGATGGGCGCGCGCAGGGTGGTGTCGCCCAGCACCAGCTGCGCATTGCCGACCTGCGCTTGTGCCCCTTGCACCATGGCCTTGGCGGTCGCCAGCTTGGCCGTCATGGCGTCGAGCTCCGCCGGCGCGATGGCGTTGCTCGCCACCAGCTTTTGCACGCGGTCGAAGTCGAGCTGCGCTTGTTTTTGATTCGCCTGCGCTTGCGCCAATTGCGCGTTGGTCTGGGCGAGCTGCTGCTGGTAATCGCTCTCGCGCACGGAGGCGAGCACCGTTCCGGCGCGCACGAAGTCGCCCTCTTGCACCTTGCGCAGCTTTCCATCGCTGTCCTTCACCTGCAAAAGGTCGCGAATGTAGCCGCCCACCTTGAACGCCAGATCGACGCGCGTCGCCGGCTCGATGCTCCCCGAATAGCGCGCGCCGCGCACCTCGGCGGCCACGTCTACCGATCGCACCTTCACGGGGATGATCCCTTTTGCGCCGTCCGCGCCCTCCTCCTTGCGGTGGCACGCGGCGCACGCGAGGCCGATCAGGCAGACGGCGCAAAGGATACGAAGGACGCGACCGGCGAAGACCCAACGAGACGACGCGACGATGCGCGCGAGCGCAAGAGGACGCATGGAGACCCCCCTTCATCCATGGACGACGACGAACGAGAAATATCAGCCGGCCGCGCGATACGGCAACACGGCAAACCAGCAAATGCGAGTAGTCGGAGTTGCCGGAGCCGTTCGATGCACTAGCGGCGCTTGGCGGTGCGCGTTTTGGTCGGCTCGACCCGAAGGTAGCCGCGTCGGAGAAAGGTAAAGATCTCCTCGACGATGGTCTCCTCCGGATGATCCCAGCCGCGCAGGATCACCTGGTAGAGCAGCTCCTTCACGACGCCGAGTGTCATGATCGCGTACATGGCGGCATCGCCGATTTCGACGATGCCCAGCTCTTGTCCATCGCGCAGGCTTTGCTCGAGCAGCTTGCCCACCTCGTCGTAGAACGAGTGGAGCCGCCGGTCGAACGCGGGATCGACGCCGAGGGCGTCGGCCAGCAGGATCTTGGTGGTGGCGCGGTCCTCGAGCAAAATCGAGACGATGCGGCGGATGTTCTCGGAGACTTGGTCGGCGACGCTCCGCGCCTGATCGTTCAGGTCGACCCGCACGATGTTCATCGCGAGCTTGGCGATGAACCGGTCGACGATCTCCTCGAAGATGGCGCGCTTGTCCGCGAAGTAGAGGTAGAAGGTGCCGCGCGCGACCCCGGCGGCGGTGACGATGTCCTCGACCTTGGCGGCGTGGTATCCGCGCTTGGCGAAGACGTCGCGCGCATGAACGAGTAGTTTTTGCCGGCGTTCGGACTTTTCCAAAGGGGGACGGAGACTAGCTTATCCGAATGAAAAGATTCGGACATCTGCGCATCGCTCGGTCAGCCAGACCAGCGCAAGCGCGGCCACGACTCCACTTGTGCTCAGGACGATGCGGCGCTTGGCCTCGAGCGGTCTCGAGAACCACTTAATGAACCACCCGAGCGCAAAAAAGAGCGGTAGCACGACCATGAGCTGGCCGATCTCCACGCCGAGGTTGAAGGCCACCAAGGTCTTGACGAGCCCGTGGGAGCGCAAACCAAGCTCACGAAGCTGGTTGCTGAAGCCGAAGCCGTGCACGAGCCCGAAGCCAAATGTCATGGCCGGGCGCCACCGCAGCGACGGCGCGACGGGGGTGATGCCCGCCGACGACCCGGGCGGCGCGATCCGCGCGGTCCCACGGCGCGCGAGGACGGCATTTTCGAGCGCGACGAACAAGATGGTGACGCAAATGGTGGCCTCGATCAGGCGCGCCGGCGGCGACACGAGGTCCAGCGCGCCCAGCGCCAAGGTGATGCTATGCGCCAGTGTGAACGAGGTGATCACCAGCCCCAGCTCGCGAAGGCCCGTCACCACCAGCACGAGCGAAATGACGAACGCCAGGTGGTCGTAGCCGGTGAGGATATGCTCGATACCTTGCGCGACGAGGCTCCCAAATCCGGAAGGGGCGGGCCTATCGCTCTCCGGGTGCCCATCGCCCTCGGAGCGCCCATCGCTCGACGGACGTCGAGCGAGCGCGATTTCCGCGGTGGTGGGACGAAACACGTGACCGGTGGTCGTTTGGTCCACGTGAAATGTGCCGAGAAACGTGTGCCCGCCCGCGTCCTCCTGGAATGCCTCATTGACGACGCGCAATCGATTCCACGCCGCGGGGCATGTGCGCGATCGCGCCAGGTGAAGGCGTTCGCCTTCGACCGCATAGGCGGTCATTGATTGTAGGATGCATGTGCCTCGATCCGTTTCGATACGCAGTTTGGGTTCGAGGTAGGTGAGCAGCGCACGTCGTCCGGCCTCGGCCTCGGTGCTCTCGAGCAGCCCATTGCCATTTTGATCGAGGTGCAGAAGGGTGGCCAAGGTCGCGCCGTCGAGCAGGAGATCTTCGACCAGGGCGTCGCCTTGGGTTTGCAACGTCAGGCTGCTGATCGACCAGGCGTGCGCTCCCGCCGTGCGCGGGGCGAGGATGATGAATGCGACGATGATGCCGATGATCGCGGCACATGTTTGGAACAACCGACGCATAGGTCGGGGCGATCGCCGACGCATAGGTTGGCGCGAACGCTAATGATAAAATGTGTCTACGTCGCCACCGAGACGTGACAGTCGCGTGCGAAGGCTCCGCCCATGAATCGACGCGTGTTGGGCGGGGTGGCCGCGGGCATCCTTCTTCTGCATTTCCATTGTTCCGACACGTCGGTTCCCGGTGCTTCGCCGGGACCGAGCAATCCTACCGGTGATTCGGACGCTGGTATTCCCACCGGCGAACAAGGCCGCGATCCCGTTCCCGGATCCCGCTCCGACGGCGGCGGTCCGCCGGACGCGGGGCCCGCGGTGGAGTTGCCTCCCGTGTACGACGGGCCTTGTGTGGCGAATACGCCGGCGGCGAATGCCCGCGCCGCGACGGACTCCGCGGATGCGGGATCGGGGGTGACGGGTGGCGGCATCATACCGGTCGAGGACGAGCCGGGGCCGCGGCCCTATTTGCAAACTCCGACCGACCACTCGATGTGGGTTTCCTGGTGGACGAACACGGGGACCGAATCGAAAGTGGAATTCGGAACCGGCGAAGCGTCCTTGAATCGCACGGCCTCCGGCACCACCACCGAGCTCGCGAGCGACGCATCGTACCACTTGGTCAAGCTCGATGGGCTCACCGCCGACACCCGTTACTGGTACCGCGTGACCACGGGGACCAGCGTTTCGCGCGTATACCGCTTTCGCACCTTGCCGGCGCCGGGCACCAAGCCGGATCATTTTCGATTCCTCATCATCGGCGATCATCAAATCATCGATCAACCGCGCCACACCAAGATGGTGGCGGCGGCCCGCGACGAGGTGGTCGAGAAATTCGGCGGCTACATCGAAGACGCCATTCGCTTGAACGTCAACGTAGGCGACCAAGTCGACGTGGGGAACGTCGATCATTGGCGCAACCTCCACTTCAAGCAATCGGCGCTGCTCACGCCTTATATTCCGACCACGACCATCGTGGGTAATCACGAGACGTATTACGATACGGATCTCGCGCTCTACAAGCAGCTCTTCGCCTACGAGGGCTTGGACTACGCGGGCATCGCGCCCCGCGCCGAGGACAGCGAGAAATACTATGCGCTGCGCGCGGCCAACCTGCTCTTCATCATGACCGACACCGAGCACACCACGGGGACGGCGGGCACGGAGCAGGCGAGCTATGTCGAGCGTCTGGTGACCAAGGCGTCGGGCGACGCGGCGGTCGATTGGATCATCACCCTCGGCCACCGCCCGTATCAGGCGGAGCAATACGTCGGAGACATCTCGACCTGGATCCGAAATACGGTGGCGCCCATCCTCACGCGCACCCCCAAGTCGATCGCGGTGGTGGGCGCGCACCATCACCTCTACGCGCGCGGCCAGCTCCGCAACGATCCGCTCTACAACCTGATTTCGGGCGGCACGGCGTGGGATCAATATTGGGGGCAATCGAACGAGACCGACTTCGACGACGTTCAAAAGACCATCGACTTTTGGCCCTATCAAATCGTCGATGCGGATCGAACCAAGGACGACGTCTCCGCCGAGACATACGCCATGGGGAGCCCCAAGCTCGGTTACTTCCCCAATACGCTCATCGACTGCTTCCATCGCCGCAAGAACCAATCCGCGCCCAAGAAGCCGGCCCTGAAGGAGGCGCCGAAGCAGCCGATCACGCTCCCGTTCACGTTCCACAGCACGGCTTACGCGAGCGCGCCGAACGAGCCGTACAACAGCACGCAGTTCCAAGTTGCGCCGTCGAGCGCATTCGCGACCCTCGAGATCGATCTGTACCGCGATTACGAAGATCTCTTCGGAACGACGGGCCCGAACGGGACCCCGAAATATTGGTGGGCCGACAAGAACAAAGGCGTCGACATCTTCGCGCTGCCGCTGGGGCAGGGGAGGCTCCCCAATGGCGCGCACGTCGTTCGCGTCCGGCATCGCGATCGAAACCTGGAGTGGTCGGCCTGGTCGGATCCCGTGGCGTTCACGGTGACGGGCAGCACCTCGGGCGCCCCCACGGTGAGCATGCAAAAGAGCCGTTACCCCAAAGGCTCGCCGGTGGATGTCCAATGGGCCAATGGCCCGGCGAACGCCAAGGACTGGGTCGGCATTTACGTCGAGGGGCAAACGCCGGGCGGGCCTGGCGCGACGGCGTGGACGTACACGCCCGCGGCGTCGGGGAGCACGACCTTCAACCTGACGAACAGCGACCTTTACTGGGTCAACCTGTTCGAGAACGACGGCTACAAGGAGCTCGCGAAGCGCGTCCCGTTCTATTATGGCGATATTCCGGTCTTGCAGACTGACCGCGCGAAATACGATGTCGGGCAAACGGTGACGGTCAAGCTCACGAATGGTCCGGCGCTGGCCAGAGATTGGGTCGGCATTTACAAAGCGGGGCAGACGCCGGGGGCCGAATCGTCGACCGCGTGGCTCTCCGCGACGGGGGCCACCGGGAGCTTCGACTTTGCGAGCTTGAAGAAGGGCTTCTACTTCGCGGGCTACTTCCTCAAGAACGAATATTTCGAGCCGGGGAGCCGTGTGGCCTTCCAGGTGGGCGATCAAATCGCCGCGCTGTCCGTGTCGAGCGCGTCGTTTCCCGCGAGCTCGCCGGTGACGTTCCACTTTTCGGACGGCCCCGCGACGGCCAAGGACTACGTCGGTATCTTCCGCGAGGGCGCGACCCCGGGGGTCGACAAGCTGGTGTCGTACCTTTATGTGGACGGCAAGGCCGCGGGCTCCGTCACCTTTGCCGCCGGCGCGCTGGCGGCCGGGAAGTACTTTGCGGCGCTCTACACGAACGACAGCTACACGGAGGTGTCGAACCGGGTCGTCTTTGCGGTGACTCCATGAGCGGCGCCGGCTCGGATCGTTCGCTTCGTCCCTGGGGTTCCCGATTAACGATCGTAGCCTGCAGCGTACTCGCTGCACTCACGTGGACCCATTCGGCCGCGGCGCACGGGGCCGACGTGGTCATGATGGAAGCGCGCCTCGATGGAGACGACGTGGAGGCCATCGCCTACCTCGGCCAGAAGCCCACGATGCGCATGCTGGTCGGCCGCGACGATCGACCGGTCAACCTCGAAACGATCGCCGGACACGAGGAGGCCATCCTCGCGCACCTCCGGTCCACCATGGGCTTCCGCACGGAAGTGGGCACCTGCGAGGCGGGCGCCGTTCTGCGTCTGGACAAAGACCCCGACGGTGAAGCGGTGCGCGTGGTGCGCCGCTACCATTGCCGCGGCGCGAGCAAATCGGGCATCGAAGCCACCTTCCGCCCGTTCCTCGCCGACCAGCCCTTCAAGATCTTCCTGCTCGGCATCTTCTTCGCGAACGGAAAGACGCAAGCCCACACCTTTACGGGAAGCCCCATCTGGCTCCACCCCGAAACCTTCGGCGAGCCCGCCCGCGCCGATCGGCTCGCCCTTTTTCCCGCGCTCTTCCCCCCACTCGAAAGGCCGTCCGCCCCGCAAATCCTCCGCGGCGGCCTCACCGCCCTCTTCGCCACCGCCGGCCTCGTCGTCCTCGCGCTCATCGGCCTCGGCGCCCGCCGCATCCACCGTCAACCGAGCGGATAGGGTCGACGGCGCCCCGGGGTCGGAGCATGCTTTGCACCATGGCGATGACAATCGACCACATCTTGGCCGAAGCGCTGGCACTTCCCGAAGGCGACCGCGCCAAGCTCGTCTCCAAGCTGCTCGCAAGCCTGCCTGCCAGCCCTTCCGCCGCTCCGCCGCGCCGGCTTTCGGACTTGGCCGGCCGCGGGGCGGGCATCTGGGGCGACGATTCCACAGCCACGCTCGACCAACAGCGTGACGAATGGCGCTAGCCGCACCGCTGGCGAGCGCACGCCTCATCGCGCTCGATACTTCGACGTTCATCTACCTCATCGAAAAGCATCCGGCGTTCTTCGGCACCGTCGAACCCATTTTTACGGAGGTGGATGCCGGTACCGTGAAAGCTGTCACGTCCGTCCTCACGTTGCTCGAGGTGCTCGTCAAACCGATCGAGACGGGGGCTACGGCGCTCGCGGATGACTTCCGCGCCACCGTGACGGTGTCGGCCAATCTTCGGGTCGTCGACGTCGACCGCGCGATCGCGGAACGCGCGGCCGAGATCCGAGCTGGGTATGGATTCCGAACGCCCGATGCCATTCACCTGGCGACCGCACAGATGGCAGGAGCGGACGCCTTCATTACGAATGACGAGAGGTTACGACGCTTTCCCGAAGTCGCCGTCGTGACCTTGGGGATGCTGCTCGGATCTTCGTCGGGTATGTGAGCTCGCCGCTAGCTCGCGAGCGACTCCAAAATGTCGTTCGCGTCCAGCTCCTCCACCTCGTCATCGACGTCGATGCACACAGTCTGCGGAACGCCCCCCGCCAATTCGCGCCCGCCCTCGAAGGTGAAGACGCCGCTTTGCGGGTGCCGGCACTCTTTTTCGAACGACACGGCGTGGCAGTGATCGCAGACGGTGAGCTTGCGGCGGTAGTCTTGGGGCCGCATCAAGTAGTCGGCGGCGAAGAGCGACAGCACGCGGTCGGCCAGGCGGAGCGCGGTGTGGTTCATCGCGATGTACAGAACGCGCCCGCTGCCCAGCTTCAAGGTGGCCACCGAGCCGGAGCGGACGGCGGCTTCGGCGAAGCTTGGGTCGCCCGTGAGGACGTGATCGAGCGTGTCCAGCACTTCCTCGCGGACCTTGTCCACGAGATCGACCACCGTTTCTTTGGCGACGGTGCCCGGATTTCGCGGGCCGACGCCGCCGCCGTTGCCGCGTAGGGTCGCGAATTGGTACGAGCCCACGAGCCAATCGGCGAGATCGCGCTTGCTCCAGCGCCGTGTCTCGAGGAAGGACACGCCGGCTTCACGGCATGCGCCCGCAACCTCCGCCGGGTCCAGCGAAATACGGTCGAGTTGAGACGGTAGCCGTTGCATGGTCACCTTATAAGCAAGGCACGTGCTACTCGAATTGTCCCTGCGCGCATTCGCAGGAGACCCCGTGAGCCAATGCCCGAGCATACCAAGTTTGCTCGCCCGTGTACCCCCTTGCGAAGTCCTCCGCACAACTTTCCTGGGCAAGTCTTAACGTGAGCTGAGGCCTTTGGGGGCCTCCACCCGGGGTCCCTCGGTCGCATCCCCTGGTCTGCACCACCGTCACCGCCCCCAGACAGCAGGCGTGATGACGCGAAACCTCAAGGAGTCCCGAGCGACTTCTCCATGAGAAGCCCAAGCTCACCACCCCGCACCGGGGCCGCGCGCGCCATGGTCCCGCAGCCAATTCCGCCGCGTTCGGGACACCTCGCGGCGGTGGCGCCCGCTGACACGCGTGTCAGTTGAAGCCGAAGCATCTGACTTTGGACTTTGCTTGCGAGGAGAAAGCGGGTACCACCTTGGAACTGACACGCGTGTCCAGAAGAACACCGATCGCACTTCACGACGAGACGGGAGAAGGCAATGGCGGGAGCAGGTAGGCAGCTTGTCATTGGTATGGACGTGGGGTCGACGACGGTAAAAGCGGTCGTGGTCGATCCCGCGACGAAGCAGATCCTCTGGAGCGACTACCAGCGTCACCACACGAAGCAGCCGGAGTACGTGCTGGCGATGCTCGAGACGATCCTGGCGGCCTTCCCAGAGAAGGAGACCGGCGGCGCACCTTGGAAGATGTTCCTCACCGGTTCGGGTGCGGGCCCTCTTTGCGCGCCAACCGGTGGGAAATTCGTCCAGGAGGTGAACGCGGTTTCGCTCTCCGTGGAGCACCTCCATCCCGACTGCGGCTCGGTCATCGAGCTGGGTGGTCAGGATGCAAAAATCATCATGTTCAAGTCGGGCGGGAAGGACGAGGGCGAGAAGACCGCCACCGCCTCCATGAACGACAAGTGCGCCTCCGGCACCGGCGCCACCATCGATAAGTGCTTCCTCAAGGTGAACGCACCCCCCGAGCTGGTCACCTCCCTGCGCTTCGACGACTCGAAGCTGCACCACGTGGCCGCCAAATGTGGCGTGTTCGCCGAGACCGACATCGTCAATCTGATCAAGAACGGCATCCCCGCCACCGAGGTCCTCTGCTCCTTGGCCGACGCCATCGTCTTGCAGAACCTCAGCGTGCTCACGCGCGGCGGCACCCTCAAGCACAAGGTGTGTCTGCTCGGAGGACCCAACACCTACCTGCCGTTCCTGCAGGATTGCTGGCGCTTGCGCATCCCCCAAACCTGGGAGGAGCGCGGCTACGACTACCCCAAGGACATCCCGATCGAAGAGCTCATCTTCGTTCCGCAGAACTCGCAGTACTACGCGGCCCTCGGCGCGGTGCTCTATGGTCTGCACGAAGACGCGGCCGTGGGCGTGCTCGATGCCACGCTCCAGGGCCTGCGCGATTACATGACCACCGGCCGCAAAGCGCGCCTGGGTGAGTCGGCGGGCCCGCCGCTCTCCAAGAACGAGGACGAGCTCTCGCAGTTCCGGCAGGTCTACTCGATCGCCAAGTTCCAGCCCATGAAGCTCGAGCCGGGCAGCGAGGTGAAGGCGGTCATCGGGCTCGACGGAGGGAGCACCTCCAGCAAGGCCGTATTGGTCGATTACGATACGGGAAATATCATCTGCAAAGGGTATCAGCTCTCCAAGGGCAACCCCATCGTCGATACCAAAGATCTCCTGCAGCAGCTCCGCGACTACGTGGAAAAAGACCAGGGCGCGAAGCTCACGGTCATGGGCTTCGGCGCCACCGGATATGCGGCCGACGTGCTCCAGGAGTGCGTCAATTCCGACGTGAACGTGGTCGAGACGGTGGCGCACATGATGAGCGCCGTCCACTTCTTCGGCGACGTGGACGTGATCTGCGACATCGGCGGGCAGGACATCAAAGTTCTATTCATGAAGAACGGCGATATCGCCAATTTCCGATTGTCGAATAGCTGCTCGGCCGGCAATGGCATGTTGCTCCAGGCCACCAGCGACTCGTTCGGCGTGCCGGTCACCCAATACGCCGACGTGGCCTTCAAGGCGGAGCTCGCGCCCAAGTTCTCGTACGGCTGCGCGGTGTTCCTCGACACCGACCGCGTGAACTTCCAGAAGGAGGGCTTCTCCAAGGAGGAGATGCTCGCCGGCCTCGCCCAGGTGCTCCCCAAGAACGTGTGGCAGTACGTGGTGCAGATCCCGCGCCTCGCCGCGCTGGGGCGGCGGTTCGTTCTGCAGGGCGGCACGCAGTACAACTTGGCGGCCGTCAAGGCGCAGGTCGACTACATCAAGGAGCGCGTGCCCGACGCGGAGGTGTTCGTGCACCCCCACACGGGCGAGGCGGGCGCCATCGGCGCGGCCATGGAGACCCTGCGCGTGGTGAAGCGCAAAGGGAGCTCGACCTTCATCGGCGTCGAGGCCACCTTGTCGCTCGAGTACACCACCAAGAACGACGAGGAGACCGTCTGCCATTTCTGCGAGAACGAGTGCAAGCGCACCTTCATCGACACGCGCCGCCCCGACGGCACGACCAGCCGCTACATCGCCGGCTTCTCGTGCGAGAAGGGCACCGTCGAGTCCAAGGAGGCGATGCTCGAGCTGGTGGCGGAGCGCAAGAAGATCGCGCAGCAGTTCCCCAACATGGTCGACTACGAGTCGAAGCGCGCCTTCATGCACTTCTACAAAGGCGTGCCCATGCCGGAGGACAAATCGCCGGTCCGCACCGTGGACGTGCGCAAGGGCTTCTTCGGCACCCGCCGGGTGGAGGTCATTCGCCCGTTCAACCGCGCGAGCGCCGAGGTGTGGGAGAAGCGCCGCAGCGTGCGCATCGGCGTCCCGCGCGTGCTCAACGTGTACTCCACCGCGCCGTGGATCCGCGCGTACTTCGAGGCGATCGGCATCCAGCGCCAGAACATCGTCTTCAGCGACGCGACCACCGAGGAGATGTGGGTCGAGGGCGGGAAATACGGCTCGATCGACCCGTGCTACCCGTCGAAGGTGGCGCAGGCGCACATTCACCACCTCTTGTTCCATCAGCACATGCCGGAGAAGAAGAAGCCGCTCAAGTACATCTTCTTCCCCATCCTGACCCACGTGCAGTCGTTCGTGGCCGACACCATGGACAACGCGTGCTGCCCCATCGTGGCCGGCGCGCCCGACGTCATGAAGGCGGCGTTCACCAAGGAGATCGACTTCTTCGCGCAGCGCGGGATCGAGTACCTCGATCCGGCGCTCTCCTTCGCCGAGCCCACCCTCATGGCGCGCCGCATGCTCGAGACCTGGGGGCCGCGCCTCGGGGTGACCGAGGACGAGAACGATCACGCGTGCCGCGAGGCGTGGAAGGCGCTCACCCAGTTCGAGGCCGACGTGGAGGAGAAGGGCCGCGCCATCCTGGAGACGGTGGAGCACGAGGACCGGGTCGCCATCTTGATGATCGGCCGCCCGTACCACTCGGATCCGGGGCTCAATCACGGCATCCCGGAGGAGTTCCAGGTGCTCGGCTACCCGATCCTCTCGATCCGGTCGATCCCCAAGAGCCGCGAGTACCTCGATCGCTACTACAAAGAGGAGCTCGACAAGGGGACCATCAAGTCGCCCCTCGAGCTCAATCACGTGTGGCCCGAGAACTACTCGGCCAACAGCGCGCAGAAGGTCTGGGCGGCGAGCTTCGCGGCGCACCACCCGAACGTGGTCGTGCTCGATCTCTCGTCCTTCAAGTGCGGCCACGACGCGCCCACGTACGGCCTCATCGACTCCATCATCGAGACGAGCAAGACGCCCTACGCCGCGCTGCATGACATCGACGCCAACAAGCCGGGCGGCTCCATCAAGATCCGCGTGAAGACGTACGCGCACGCGCTGAGGCTGCACGAAGAACGCTTGCAGGATGCATCGAGCCGGCGCGCCGAGCTGATGCACGAGCTCGACAAGAAGAAGCTCATGTTGCTCGAGCTCCGCAGCGAGCAGCTCGCGGCGCGCCAGCGCCACACCGGCGATCCGGCGCTCCTGGCCGAGATCGAGGCGCTGCGGGCCAAGGTCCGCGCGTACGAAGCTCCGGTCACCGAGGCGCCGCCCGAGGTGGCCAAGGGGGTCGTGCAGCTCGGACGAAAGACTGCAAACGGGGTGGTGCGCATCCCGAACGCCGCCAATTCCAACGCGAAGACCCGCGCTGCAGCACCTCGGGTGGACGTGGAAGCCGAATCTTTTCTGATGGCCCAAGAAGGGGAGTGACGAATCATGACGACGAACTACGAAGTGCGAGCGAAAGCCAAGCTCCCGGTCATCGACGTCGAAGCGGAGCTCCGCCGTTTCGAGGAAGAAGAGCGCAAGCGCCTGGGGCTCGATCAAGAGACGAACCAGTGGCTCGAGCAGATGGCCGGGCTGACCTTCACCAAGTCCGAGCGATCGAACATCACCTTGCTCATCGGCGGACTGACGTTGGCGCACGACTTCC contains these protein-coding regions:
- a CDS encoding efflux RND transporter periplasmic adaptor subunit, which translates into the protein MRPLALARIVASSRWVFAGRVLRILCAVCLIGLACAACHRKEEGADGAKGIIPVKVRSVDVAAEVRGARYSGSIEPATRVDLAFKVGGYIRDLLQVKDSDGKLRKVQEGDFVRAGTVLASVRESDYQQQLAQTNAQLAQAQANQKQAQLDFDRVQKLVASNAIAPAELDAMTAKLATAKAMVQGAQAQVGNAQLVLGDTTLRAPIDGVILKRGVEAGTFVAPGTVGFVLADTKKVKFVFGAPDTLIEKLKIGSNLGIHVDATQADFEGTITRIAPSADPKSRVFEVEITIPNPKDALRVGMVASLKVPDGAIAETALSLPLTAIVRSPADPRGFAVYVVAKDGDHDVAKVRDVGLGDVLGNGVQVTSGLKRGEQVVSMGATLLVDGSRIRILP
- a CDS encoding TetR/AcrR family transcriptional regulator, producing MEKSERRQKLLVHARDVFAKRGYHAAKVEDIVTAAGVARGTFYLYFADKRAIFEEIVDRFIAKLAMNIVRVDLNDQARSVADQVSENIRRIVSILLEDRATTKILLADALGVDPAFDRRLHSFYDEVGKLLEQSLRDGQELGIVEIGDAAMYAIMTLGVVKELLYQVILRGWDHPEETIVEEIFTFLRRGYLRVEPTKTRTAKRR
- a CDS encoding HupE/UreJ family protein produces the protein MRRLFQTCAAIIGIIVAFIILAPRTAGAHAWSISSLTLQTQGDALVEDLLLDGATLATLLHLDQNGNGLLESTEAEAGRRALLTYLEPKLRIETDRGTCILQSMTAYAVEGERLHLARSRTCPAAWNRLRVVNEAFQEDAGGHTFLGTFHVDQTTTGHVFRPTTAEIALARRPSSDGRSEGDGHPESDRPAPSGFGSLVAQGIEHILTGYDHLAFVISLVLVVTGLRELGLVITSFTLAHSITLALGALDLVSPPARLIEATICVTILFVALENAVLARRGTARIAPPGSSAGITPVAPSLRWRPAMTFGFGLVHGFGFSNQLRELGLRSHGLVKTLVAFNLGVEIGQLMVVLPLFFALGWFIKWFSRPLEAKRRIVLSTSGVVAALALVWLTERCADVRIFSFG
- a CDS encoding fibronectin type III domain-containing protein, giving the protein MNRRVLGGVAAGILLLHFHCSDTSVPGASPGPSNPTGDSDAGIPTGEQGRDPVPGSRSDGGGPPDAGPAVELPPVYDGPCVANTPAANARAATDSADAGSGVTGGGIIPVEDEPGPRPYLQTPTDHSMWVSWWTNTGTESKVEFGTGEASLNRTASGTTTELASDASYHLVKLDGLTADTRYWYRVTTGTSVSRVYRFRTLPAPGTKPDHFRFLIIGDHQIIDQPRHTKMVAAARDEVVEKFGGYIEDAIRLNVNVGDQVDVGNVDHWRNLHFKQSALLTPYIPTTTIVGNHETYYDTDLALYKQLFAYEGLDYAGIAPRAEDSEKYYALRAANLLFIMTDTEHTTGTAGTEQASYVERLVTKASGDAAVDWIITLGHRPYQAEQYVGDISTWIRNTVAPILTRTPKSIAVVGAHHHLYARGQLRNDPLYNLISGGTAWDQYWGQSNETDFDDVQKTIDFWPYQIVDADRTKDDVSAETYAMGSPKLGYFPNTLIDCFHRRKNQSAPKKPALKEAPKQPITLPFTFHSTAYASAPNEPYNSTQFQVAPSSAFATLEIDLYRDYEDLFGTTGPNGTPKYWWADKNKGVDIFALPLGQGRLPNGAHVVRVRHRDRNLEWSAWSDPVAFTVTGSTSGAPTVSMQKSRYPKGSPVDVQWANGPANAKDWVGIYVEGQTPGGPGATAWTYTPAASGSTTFNLTNSDLYWVNLFENDGYKELAKRVPFYYGDIPVLQTDRAKYDVGQTVTVKLTNGPALARDWVGIYKAGQTPGAESSTAWLSATGATGSFDFASLKKGFYFAGYFLKNEYFEPGSRVAFQVGDQIAALSVSSASFPASSPVTFHFSDGPATAKDYVGIFREGATPGVDKLVSYLYVDGKAAGSVTFAAGALAAGKYFAALYTNDSYTEVSNRVVFAVTP
- a CDS encoding PIN domain-containing protein; its protein translation is MALAAPLASARLIALDTSTFIYLIEKHPAFFGTVEPIFTEVDAGTVKAVTSVLTLLEVLVKPIETGATALADDFRATVTVSANLRVVDVDRAIAERAAEIRAGYGFRTPDAIHLATAQMAGADAFITNDERLRRFPEVAVVTLGMLLGSSSGM